The stretch of DNA ATAAAATTGAACGTCAGATTCGTAAAAATAAAACAAAAATCGAGCGTAAAAATAAAAACAAGGTAGCAACTAGTCAATTATTTACAGATGCTTTGGTGGAAGATACAAATGTTGTCCAATCTAGAGTGGTTCGTTCAAAACAAATTGATTTAAAACCAATGGATTTGGAAGAAGCTATTCTACAGATGGATTTGTTGGGACATGATTTTTTTATCTATGTGGATGTTGAAGATCAGACAACCAATGTGATTTATCGTCGTGAGGATGGCGAAATTGGTTTGTTAGAAGTTAAAGAATCTTAATTTCAATATGTGTAAAGGAAGGTTTACTGAATTGTAAACCTCCTTTTTCTTATAATTGATAGAATTACTGATTACACCTTTAAAAAGTCGCTTTTTGGTGGTTATTATGGTATAATGGGTGCCAAGAGGTTTGGAATGA from Streptococcus mitis encodes:
- the hpf gene encoding ribosome hibernation-promoting factor, HPF/YfiA family, which translates into the protein MIKYSIRGENLEVTEAIRDYVVSKLEKIEKYFQAEQELDARVNLKVYREKTAKVEVTIPLGSITLRAEDVSQDMYGSIDLVTDKIERQIRKNKTKIERKNKNKVATSQLFTDALVEDTNVVQSRVVRSKQIDLKPMDLEEAILQMDLLGHDFFIYVDVEDQTTNVIYRREDGEIGLLEVKES